One window of the Tachypleus tridentatus isolate NWPU-2018 chromosome 10, ASM421037v1, whole genome shotgun sequence genome contains the following:
- the LOC143230825 gene encoding uncharacterized protein LOC143230825 isoform X3, protein MHKILMFDTCGEQSRDNPLCLEAEAMRIVHSVSQAFEACHKTSLALATSSGESQKDFHEDVNRGESLQPPNKSCLIGVHTSQPQRLNTQAGEQSKSNTALTLCKQQPSSTLSTEVAPNIMDFQAGEMSLSPLNDNVETVSSGIPEGMSVSVYHQIQLLQEQLKQQSQQTQAALSQVHMLKDQLAAENSARLEAQSQNHQLMVHNKQLLDHIQSLIQHVKVLEKKAKQWGAEICGPTSLQLTENSSCSRFSTGGNGSLKAIQSSLASASLSSQQQPTRSNSSEVFTSSDSSKTHSWSQDKFSTFLTSMSQPNSPSRVSFTSSNSDLPLSFLPTLPDVASSDSSKIAVVGNGANVASNFPPTTTVLPTLTLDLPVTNKNCKSPPDISTGGHQRDHLGQFSDFSIWNFLHKTHPGISSTTESYGNQCSFSNTSETFLTQVTDDILKLDLHDPQQILSETKNVGSSKSCITSSQGILTKADRKYWK, encoded by the exons gCAGAAGCCATGAGAATAGTGCACTCTGTAAGTCAAGCATTTGAAGCCTGCCATAAGACCAGCTTAGCTCTTGCAACTTCAAGTGGTGAAAGCCAAAAGGATTTTCATGAGGATGTTAACAGAGGTGAATCATTACAGCCTCCAAATAAAA GTTGTTTAATTGGAGTGCATACCTCACAACCTCAGAGATTGAACACCCAAGCTGGGGAACAATCTAAAAGCAATACTGCACTTACACTCTGTAAACAACAACCCAGCTCTACATTATCTACAGAAGTAGCTCCTAATATTATGGACTTTCAG gcAGGAGAAATGTCTCTTTCTCCTTTGAATGATAATGTAGAGACTGTGAGCAGTGGTATTCCTGAGGGTATGTCGGTTAGTGTTTATCATCAAATACAGCTACTTCAAGAGCAATTAAAACAGCAGTCTCAGCAGACTCAGGCTGCACTTTCTCAGGTTCACATGTTGAAAGATCAGCTAGCTGCTGAAAACTCAGCTAGATTGGAGGCTCAA TCCCAGAACCATCAATTAATGGTACACAATAAACAACTTTTGGATCATATTCAGAGTCTAATACAACATGTCAAAGTGCTAGAGaagaaagctaaacaatgggGAGCAGAAATCTGTGGACCCACCTCTCTTCAG CTTACTGAAAACAGCTCTTGTTCAAGGTTCAGTACTGGTGGAAATGGTTCTCTGAAAGCCATACAGTCTTCTTTAGCATCAGCCAGTCTTTCTTCACAACAACAGCCTACTAGAAGCAATAGCTCAGAAGTTTTTACATCCTCAGATAGTTCCAAAACACACAGCTGGTCTCAAGATAAATTTTCTACCTTTCTTACTAGTATGTCTCAACCTAATAGCCCATCCCGTGTTAGCTTTACTTCTTCAAACAGTGACCTACCTCTTTCTTTTCTGCCCACACTTCCTGATGTGGCTTCATCTGATTCCAGTAAGATAGCCGTTGTGGGTAATGGTGCTAATGTTGCATCCAATTTTCCCCCAACAACAACTGTTTTACCAACTTTAACCCTAGATTTAcctgttacaaataaaaattgtaaatccCCCCCTGATATTTCTACTGGAGGTCACCAGAGGGACCATCTAGGTCAGTTTTCAGACTTTTCCATTTGgaattttttacataaaactcaCCCAGGCATTTCTTCAACAACTGAAAGTTATGGAAACCAGTGCAGCTTTTCTAATACCTCAGAAACCTTTTTAACTCAAGTTACtgatgatattttaaaactagaTCTTCATGACCCACAACAAATTCTGTCAGAGACAAAAAATGTTGGGAGCAGTAAAAGTTGCATAACATCTTCTCAGGGTATACTTACAAAAGCTGATAGAAAATACTGGAAGTAA
- the LOC143230825 gene encoding uncharacterized protein LOC143230825 isoform X4 yields the protein MRIVHSVSQAFEACHKTSLALATSSGESQKDFHEDVNRGESLQPPNKSCLIGVHTSQPQRLNTQAGEQSKSNTALTLCKQQPSSTLSTEVAPNIMDFQAGEMSLSPLNDNVETVSSGIPEGMSVSVYHQIQLLQEQLKQQSQQTQAALSQVHMLKDQLAAENSARLEAQSQNHQLMVHNKQLLDHIQSLIQHVKVLEKKAKQWGAEICGPTSLQLTENSSCSRFSTGGNGSLKAIQSSLASASLSSQQQPTRSNSSEVFTSSDSSKTHSWSQDKFSTFLTSMSQPNSPSRVSFTSSNSDLPLSFLPTLPDVASSDSSKIAVVGNGANVASNFPPTTTVLPTLTLDLPVTNKNCKSPPDISTGGHQRDHLGQFSDFSIWNFLHKTHPGISSTTESYGNQCSFSNTSETFLTQVTDDILKLDLHDPQQILSETKNVGSSKSCITSSQGILTKADRKYWK from the exons ATGAGAATAGTGCACTCTGTAAGTCAAGCATTTGAAGCCTGCCATAAGACCAGCTTAGCTCTTGCAACTTCAAGTGGTGAAAGCCAAAAGGATTTTCATGAGGATGTTAACAGAGGTGAATCATTACAGCCTCCAAATAAAA GTTGTTTAATTGGAGTGCATACCTCACAACCTCAGAGATTGAACACCCAAGCTGGGGAACAATCTAAAAGCAATACTGCACTTACACTCTGTAAACAACAACCCAGCTCTACATTATCTACAGAAGTAGCTCCTAATATTATGGACTTTCAG gcAGGAGAAATGTCTCTTTCTCCTTTGAATGATAATGTAGAGACTGTGAGCAGTGGTATTCCTGAGGGTATGTCGGTTAGTGTTTATCATCAAATACAGCTACTTCAAGAGCAATTAAAACAGCAGTCTCAGCAGACTCAGGCTGCACTTTCTCAGGTTCACATGTTGAAAGATCAGCTAGCTGCTGAAAACTCAGCTAGATTGGAGGCTCAA TCCCAGAACCATCAATTAATGGTACACAATAAACAACTTTTGGATCATATTCAGAGTCTAATACAACATGTCAAAGTGCTAGAGaagaaagctaaacaatgggGAGCAGAAATCTGTGGACCCACCTCTCTTCAG CTTACTGAAAACAGCTCTTGTTCAAGGTTCAGTACTGGTGGAAATGGTTCTCTGAAAGCCATACAGTCTTCTTTAGCATCAGCCAGTCTTTCTTCACAACAACAGCCTACTAGAAGCAATAGCTCAGAAGTTTTTACATCCTCAGATAGTTCCAAAACACACAGCTGGTCTCAAGATAAATTTTCTACCTTTCTTACTAGTATGTCTCAACCTAATAGCCCATCCCGTGTTAGCTTTACTTCTTCAAACAGTGACCTACCTCTTTCTTTTCTGCCCACACTTCCTGATGTGGCTTCATCTGATTCCAGTAAGATAGCCGTTGTGGGTAATGGTGCTAATGTTGCATCCAATTTTCCCCCAACAACAACTGTTTTACCAACTTTAACCCTAGATTTAcctgttacaaataaaaattgtaaatccCCCCCTGATATTTCTACTGGAGGTCACCAGAGGGACCATCTAGGTCAGTTTTCAGACTTTTCCATTTGgaattttttacataaaactcaCCCAGGCATTTCTTCAACAACTGAAAGTTATGGAAACCAGTGCAGCTTTTCTAATACCTCAGAAACCTTTTTAACTCAAGTTACtgatgatattttaaaactagaTCTTCATGACCCACAACAAATTCTGTCAGAGACAAAAAATGTTGGGAGCAGTAAAAGTTGCATAACATCTTCTCAGGGTATACTTACAAAAGCTGATAGAAAATACTGGAAGTAA